The genomic stretch AACATTCACCGTATTATAATATGGCTCTTGATGAAGCTTTACTTGATTGGCATAGTGAAGGCAAAATTCCACCAACTATTCGTTTTTATGGATGGGACCCAGCAACTTTATCAATCGGTTATTTTCAAAAAGCAGAAAAAGAAGTGAATTTTGAAGAAGTAAGAAAACGCGGACTTGGATTTGTAAGACGGCCAACAGGTGGTAGAGGCGTTCTACACGATGATGAGCTCACGTATAGCGTTATTGTATCTGAGCAACACAAAAGCATGCCACATACGGTTACAGAAGCATACAGAGTAATTTCAGAAGGTCTCTTAGAAGGATTTCGCGCGCTTGGTTTAGACGCTTACTTTGCAATTCCACGAACAGAAGAAGAAAAAGAAGGATTAAAAAATCCAAGATCTTCAGTTTGTTTTGATGCTCCTTCATGGTACGAACTTGTTGTGGAAGGACGTAAAGTAGCTGGAAGTGCGCAAACTCGTCAAAAAGGGGTCATTCTTCAACATGGTTCTATCTTGCTTTCAATTGATGAGGAAGCGCTTTTTAGCATGTTCCATTATCCAAGTGAACGTGTGAAAGAGAGAATGAGAAAATCTTTTCGTAATAAAGCAGTTGCAGTAAATGATGTAGCTGGACGGATTGTTTCAATTGAGGAGGCAAATGAGGCTTTTAAAAGAGGTTTTGAAAAAGGATTGAACATTAAATTAGAAGAATACATCCTTTCAGAAGAAGAAGAAGCCTACGTTAAAAAATTAGCTTTGGATAAATATGCTAAAGATGAATGGAATTACCGTAGATAATCTCTCTCCCATTTTGCTTCAAAAAAGTGTACAATAAAAAAGTTGTGTTTTAAAAAAATAAGCAAATTCCGAAAAGGACTTGACAAAAAATCAATATATAGTATGTCGTTTATTGATGAATACTATATATTGATTAGTCGGTCCTTTTATGTTAGCTTTAATAATATAGTACAAGTAAGAGGGAGATGTGTGTATGACTGTTGTTCTAAACGAGGAACCAAAAGTGAACATTGAGAAATTAAATAAGGATATTGGTTTATTTCCTCAAGTTCATGAAATTACAGCAGATATGAATATGACTCATAAAGGCGTGTCAAGACTTGTAATGCTTGACAGATATTCGTTCAAAGATACGAAAAAGGTGACGTTAACAGAGGGAGACTTCGTTGTATTAACAGTCAAAGACGATCCTAAATTCCCTGCGCGCGGTCTAGGATTTATTCGTTCTATTAACTGGGAGAAAAAAACAGCAAAAGTATGGATTGAAGAAGAATTTCGCGGTTCTTTAACGGACGAGCTTGAAGTTCAAACTGGAATTGTTGAACGTTCACTAGACGTAATGGAAAAGCCGCTTGAAATTTTTTACGAGCAAATCGCTAAACGAAATGCAGTTGGTCTTTCTTCATCAGAGAAAACAGAAGAGAAGCGCCAAAAATGGTTTCAAGCTTTTTATGAAGAGTTGAAAAGCACAAATTTTGTACCGGCAGGACGCGTATTGTATGGAGCAGGGGCTAACACAGATGTTACATACTTCAATTGCTATGTTATGCCATATGTAAAAGATTCACGTGAAGGAATTTCAGAACATCGTAAGCAAGTGATGGAAATTATGAGCAGAGGTGGAGGAGTTGGAACAAATGGTTCTACTCTTCGTCCACGCAACACACTTGCTAGAGGCGTCAACGGAAAATCAAGCGGATCTGTATCATGGTTAGATGATATTGCAAAGCTAACACATCTTGTTGAACAAGGTGGATCTCGTCGTGGAGCGCAAATGATTATGCTTGCTGATTGGCACCCAGATATTGTGGAATTCATTATTTCTAAAATGCAAAATCCACGTATTTTACGCTTCTTAATTCAAACAACAAAAGATGAAGGAATTAGGAAAGCGGCGGAGGACAAGCTGAAGTTTACACCATTTACAGCGAATGAGCGTGACATGTATCAAGGCATCTTAAATTATGAAAACATTCCTGGACAAGGTGGATTTCCTGCAAAAGTGATTGAAGATGCAAAAGAGAAGTTAGCTGCAGGTGGAACATACAGCGTTCATAATGCTGAGTTTCTAACAGGAGCGAACATTTCTGTTTGTTTAACAAAAGAATTCATGGAAGCTGTTGAAAACGATACAGAGTATGAACTTCGCTTCCCAGATGTTGAGGCTTATTCAGAAGAAGAGATGAATGCCTACAATGAAAACTGGCATGAAGTTGGGGATGTACGTAAATGGAAAGAACAAGGATACAGTGTGCGCACATATCGTAAAATCAAAGCAAAAGAGCTTTGGAATTTGATTAACATTTGTGCAACATATTCAGCAGAACCTGGTGTTTTCTTCATTGATAATGCTAATGATATGACAAATGCAAGTGCATATGGTCAACAAGTTGTAGCTACAAACCCTTGCGGTGAGCAGCCTCTTGCACCATATAGTGTTTGTAACTTAGCTGCTGTGAACTTAGCGCAAATGGCAGATAAAAAGAATAAAACAGTAGATTTTGAGAAGTTAAAAAGAACTGTAGAAGTAGGCGTGCGCATGCAAGATAATGTAATCGACGCTACTCCTTACTTCCTAGAGCCAAATCGTAAGCAAGCTCTTGGGGAACGACGTGTTGGTCTTGGCGTAATGGGACTTCATGATTTACTTATTTATTGTGAAACAGAGTACGGTTCAAAAGAAGGAAATGAGCTTGTTGACCGTGTTTTTGAAACAATTGCAACAACAGCTTACCGTGCTTCTGTAGAGCTTGCCAAAGAAAAAGGAAGCTTTCCATTCCTTGTGGGGGAAAATGAGGAAGAAACGCAAGAGCTCAGAGAAAACTTTACAAGAACAGGTTATATGAGCAAGATGCCTGCTGATATTTTAGATAGCGTAAAAGAGCATGGAATCCGCAACTCGCATCTTCTAACTGTTGCTCCAACAGGAAGCACAGGAACAATGGTCGGTGTATCAACAGGTCTTGAGCCATATTTCTCTTTCTCTTACTTTAGAAGTGGACGTCTTGGTAAGTTTATTGAAGTAAAAGCAGATATCGTTCAGGAGTATCTTGATGCACATCCTGAAGCTGACGAAAATAAATTGCCACACTGGTTTGTATCTGCAATGAGTCTTTCACCTGAAGCACATGCTGACGTACAGTGTGTCATTCAGCGTTGGGTTGACAGTTCAATTAGTAAAACGGTTAATGCACCACGCGGTTATACAGTTGAACAAGTCCAAAAAGTATACGAACGTTTATATA from Priestia filamentosa encodes the following:
- a CDS encoding lipoate--protein ligase family protein, yielding MTEVWRFINWSKHSPYYNMALDEALLDWHSEGKIPPTIRFYGWDPATLSIGYFQKAEKEVNFEEVRKRGLGFVRRPTGGRGVLHDDELTYSVIVSEQHKSMPHTVTEAYRVISEGLLEGFRALGLDAYFAIPRTEEEKEGLKNPRSSVCFDAPSWYELVVEGRKVAGSAQTRQKGVILQHGSILLSIDEEALFSMFHYPSERVKERMRKSFRNKAVAVNDVAGRIVSIEEANEAFKRGFEKGLNIKLEEYILSEEEEAYVKKLALDKYAKDEWNYRR
- a CDS encoding vitamin B12-dependent ribonucleotide reductase, which encodes MTVVLNEEPKVNIEKLNKDIGLFPQVHEITADMNMTHKGVSRLVMLDRYSFKDTKKVTLTEGDFVVLTVKDDPKFPARGLGFIRSINWEKKTAKVWIEEEFRGSLTDELEVQTGIVERSLDVMEKPLEIFYEQIAKRNAVGLSSSEKTEEKRQKWFQAFYEELKSTNFVPAGRVLYGAGANTDVTYFNCYVMPYVKDSREGISEHRKQVMEIMSRGGGVGTNGSTLRPRNTLARGVNGKSSGSVSWLDDIAKLTHLVEQGGSRRGAQMIMLADWHPDIVEFIISKMQNPRILRFLIQTTKDEGIRKAAEDKLKFTPFTANERDMYQGILNYENIPGQGGFPAKVIEDAKEKLAAGGTYSVHNAEFLTGANISVCLTKEFMEAVENDTEYELRFPDVEAYSEEEMNAYNENWHEVGDVRKWKEQGYSVRTYRKIKAKELWNLINICATYSAEPGVFFIDNANDMTNASAYGQQVVATNPCGEQPLAPYSVCNLAAVNLAQMADKKNKTVDFEKLKRTVEVGVRMQDNVIDATPYFLEPNRKQALGERRVGLGVMGLHDLLIYCETEYGSKEGNELVDRVFETIATTAYRASVELAKEKGSFPFLVGENEEETQELRENFTRTGYMSKMPADILDSVKEHGIRNSHLLTVAPTGSTGTMVGVSTGLEPYFSFSYFRSGRLGKFIEVKADIVQEYLDAHPEADENKLPHWFVSAMSLSPEAHADVQCVIQRWVDSSISKTVNAPRGYTVEQVQKVYERLYKGGAKGGTVYVDGSRDAQVLSLKAEDNSFEEETETKVSVQKTKEAEEVTYGSEVGDTCPVCREGIVEELGGCNTCTNCNAQLKCGL